A single Sphingomonas sp. IW22 DNA region contains:
- a CDS encoding quinone oxidoreductase, whose protein sequence is MQTHVQRIDRTGGPDVFQFVGTPLPEPGPGEVRLRTTAIGLNYIDTYHRSGLYPVDLPAVLGTEGTGVVEALGAGVDGVSVGDRVGTFTTRGAYATHRTVAADQLIRLPHDVSDEQAAALMLKGATAACLVEDCARVQPGQTVLVYGAAGGVGLLLCGWLKAVGAQVIGVVGSEAKGERARAAGADHIIIHKSQDIAARVRELTDGAGVPVVIDGVGAATWQASLDSASPRGLIVSYGNASGPVTGVDLATLAAKGSLFVTRPTLYHYATTAEARQRYADAVFARLRDGSISAEIGQRFPLEAVAEAHEELEAGTTIGSTVLLP, encoded by the coding sequence ATGCAGACCCATGTCCAGCGTATCGACCGCACCGGCGGCCCCGACGTCTTTCAGTTCGTCGGCACGCCATTGCCCGAACCGGGGCCGGGGGAGGTTCGCTTGCGGACCACGGCAATCGGCCTGAACTATATCGACACCTATCACCGCTCCGGCCTGTATCCCGTCGATCTGCCCGCCGTGCTGGGGACCGAGGGCACAGGCGTGGTCGAGGCGCTGGGCGCGGGGGTTGATGGCGTTTCCGTGGGCGACCGGGTCGGCACCTTCACCACGCGCGGCGCTTATGCCACGCACCGGACCGTCGCCGCCGATCAGCTGATCCGCCTGCCGCACGATGTCAGCGACGAACAAGCCGCGGCCCTTATGCTCAAGGGCGCGACCGCCGCCTGCCTAGTGGAGGATTGCGCGCGGGTTCAGCCCGGGCAGACGGTGCTGGTTTATGGCGCGGCGGGCGGCGTGGGGCTGTTGCTGTGCGGCTGGCTCAAGGCGGTCGGCGCACAGGTGATCGGCGTCGTCGGCAGCGAGGCAAAGGGCGAGCGCGCCCGCGCTGCCGGAGCCGATCATATCATCATCCACAAGTCACAGGACATCGCCGCACGCGTGCGTGAACTGACCGATGGCGCGGGTGTGCCGGTGGTCATCGACGGCGTGGGCGCCGCGACGTGGCAGGCCTCCCTCGACAGCGCCAGCCCGCGCGGCCTGATCGTCAGCTATGGCAATGCCAGCGGACCGGTAACCGGCGTCGATCTGGCAACCCTGGCGGCCAAGGGCTCGCTGTTCGTCACGCGGCCCACACTCTACCATTATGCAACGACGGCTGAGGCGCGGCAGCGTTATGCCGATGCGGTATTCGCCCGGTTGCGCGACGGGTCGATCAGCGCCGAAATCGGCCAGCGTTTTCCTCTGGAAGCCGTGGCGGAAGCGCATGAGGAGCTGGAGGCCGGCACCACCATCGGCAGCACCGTCCTCCTTCCATAA